A stretch of the Flavobacterium sp. 5 genome encodes the following:
- a CDS encoding aconitate hydratase has protein sequence MAFDIEMIKKVYDNMVSRVDAAREIVGRPLSLTEKILYNHLWEGVAKEAYKRGVDYVDFAPDRVACQDATAQMALLQFMHAGKKTAAVPTTVHCDHLILAKNGAESDLAVANKQSKEVFDFLSSVSDKYGIGFWKPGSGIIHQIVLENYAFPGGMMIGTDSHTVNAGGLGMLAIGVGGADAVDVMSGMSWELKFPKLIGVKLTGKLSGWTAPKDVILKVADILTVKGGTGAIVEYFGEGATSMSCTGKGTICNMGAEIGATTSTFGYDDSMRRYLSATDRQDVVDAADKVASYLTADPEVYANPENYFDQVIEINLSELEPHINGPFTPDRGTPVSKMKSEAAANGWPIKVEWGLIGSCTNSSYEDMARAASIVNQAVEHGITPKAEFGINPGSEQIRYTIERDGIIATFEKMGTKVFTNACGPCIGQWDRAGADKEEKNTIVHSFNRNFSKRADGNPNTHAFVTSPEMVAALAISGRLDFNPLTDTLINDNGEAVKLNAPFGDELPKRGFAVEDAGFQAPAADGSGVKIVVSETSDRLQLLAPFDAWDGKNISGAKLLIKAFGKCTTDHISMAGPWLRFRGHLDNISNNMLIGAINAFNQKANSVKNQLTGEFDAVPVVARAYKAAGVPSVVVGDHNYGEGSSREHAAMEPRFLGVKAVLVKSFARIHETNLKKQGLLGLTFANEADYDKIQEDDTINFTDLVDFAPGKPLTVEFIHADGSKDTILANHTYNEGQIGWYKAGSALNLIAANA, from the coding sequence ATGGCATTTGATATCGAAATGATTAAAAAAGTGTATGACAACATGGTAAGTCGTGTTGATGCAGCACGTGAGATAGTTGGCCGTCCACTTTCTTTAACTGAGAAAATTTTGTACAATCACCTTTGGGAGGGAGTAGCAAAGGAAGCTTACAAAAGAGGGGTTGATTATGTAGATTTTGCTCCAGATAGAGTTGCTTGTCAAGATGCAACTGCCCAAATGGCATTATTACAATTTATGCATGCTGGTAAGAAAACAGCTGCTGTTCCTACAACGGTGCACTGTGATCATTTGATTTTAGCTAAAAATGGGGCTGAATCTGATTTGGCTGTAGCCAATAAACAGTCAAAAGAAGTTTTTGATTTCTTGTCATCAGTTTCAGATAAATATGGTATTGGTTTCTGGAAACCAGGATCAGGAATTATTCACCAAATTGTTTTAGAAAACTATGCTTTCCCAGGAGGAATGATGATTGGTACCGATTCACATACTGTAAATGCTGGTGGATTAGGTATGCTAGCTATCGGTGTTGGTGGTGCAGATGCTGTGGATGTAATGTCTGGTATGTCTTGGGAATTAAAATTTCCTAAACTAATTGGAGTAAAATTAACTGGAAAATTATCGGGATGGACTGCTCCTAAAGATGTAATTCTTAAAGTAGCCGATATTCTTACCGTAAAAGGTGGAACTGGTGCAATTGTTGAATATTTTGGTGAAGGTGCTACTTCAATGTCTTGCACAGGAAAAGGAACTATTTGTAATATGGGTGCCGAAATCGGTGCTACCACTTCTACATTCGGTTATGATGATTCTATGCGTAGGTATTTGTCAGCTACTGATCGTCAGGATGTAGTGGATGCCGCAGATAAAGTAGCGTCATACTTAACAGCAGATCCAGAAGTATATGCTAATCCTGAAAATTATTTTGACCAAGTTATCGAAATCAATTTGTCTGAATTAGAACCACATATTAATGGGCCATTTACTCCAGATCGCGGAACTCCAGTTTCTAAAATGAAATCCGAAGCTGCAGCTAATGGATGGCCAATAAAAGTAGAATGGGGATTAATAGGTTCTTGTACAAACTCTTCTTATGAAGATATGGCTCGTGCAGCTTCAATTGTAAACCAAGCTGTTGAACACGGAATTACTCCAAAAGCTGAATTCGGAATTAACCCAGGTTCTGAGCAAATTCGTTATACTATCGAAAGAGACGGTATCATTGCTACTTTCGAAAAGATGGGAACCAAAGTGTTTACAAACGCTTGTGGACCATGTATAGGACAGTGGGATAGAGCAGGGGCAGACAAAGAAGAGAAAAATACAATCGTACATTCATTCAACCGTAACTTTTCAAAAAGAGCTGATGGTAATCCAAATACACACGCTTTTGTGACTTCACCAGAAATGGTAGCTGCACTGGCAATTTCTGGAAGATTGGATTTTAATCCATTAACAGATACTTTAATAAATGATAATGGAGAAGCAGTAAAGTTAAACGCTCCATTTGGTGACGAATTACCAAAAAGAGGTTTCGCTGTAGAAGACGCTGGTTTCCAAGCCCCAGCTGCCGATGGTTCAGGCGTGAAGATTGTGGTAAGCGAAACTTCGGATCGTTTGCAATTATTGGCTCCATTTGATGCATGGGATGGTAAAAATATTTCAGGAGCCAAATTATTAATCAAAGCTTTTGGAAAATGTACCACAGACCACATTTCTATGGCAGGACCATGGTTGCGTTTCCGTGGACATTTAGATAATATTTCAAATAATATGTTGATTGGTGCAATCAATGCATTCAACCAAAAAGCAAATTCTGTTAAAAACCAATTGACGGGCGAGTTTGATGCAGTTCCTGTAGTAGCTCGTGCTTACAAAGCAGCCGGTGTGCCTTCAGTAGTTGTTGGCGACCATAATTATGGAGAAGGTTCTTCTCGTGAGCATGCTGCGATGGAACCTCGTTTCTTGGGTGTAAAAGCCGTATTGGTAAAATCTTTTGCTCGTATTCACGAAACGAATCTTAAAAAACAAGGTTTGTTAGGATTGACTTTTGCTAACGAAGCTGATTATGACAAAATCCAAGAAGATGACACTATCAACTTCACCGATTTGGTTGATTTCGCTCCAGGAAAACCATTAACAGTAGAATTTATTCATGCTGATGGAAGCAAAGACACAATCTTGGCAAACCATACGTACAACGAAGGACAAATTGGTTGGTACAAAGCAGGTTCAGCCTTGAACTTAATAGCAGCCAACGCTTAA
- a CDS encoding bifunctional aconitate hydratase 2/2-methylisocitrate dehydratase translates to MNIYNDYLNEIEERKGQGLHPKPIDGAELLSEIITQIKDLDNANREGSLNFFIYNTVPGTTPAAGVKAAFLKEIILGESLVSEITPAFAFELLSHMKGGPSIKVLLDLALGNDVATAKEAANVLKTQVYLYEADTDRLEAAYKSGSEIAAEILESYAKADFFTKLPEVVEEIKVVTFVAGEGDISTDLLSPGNQAHSRSDRELHGKCLISPEAQDKIEALKAEHPEASVMLIAEKGTMGVGSSRMSGVNNVALWTGKQASPYVPFINIAPIVAGTNGISPIFLTTVDVTGGIGLDLKNWVKKLDANGKAVLNESGDPILEEVYSVATGTVLTINTKTKKLYSGDKELIDISKAFTPQKMEFIKAGGSYAIVFGKKLQTFASKVLGIDLVSVYAPSKEVSIEGQGLTAVEKIFNRNAVGSTPGKVLHAGSDVRVTVNIVGSQDTTGLMTSQELESMAATVISPIVDGAYQSGCHTASVWDNKSKANIPRLMKFMNDFGLITARDPKGVYHAMTDVIHKVLNDITVDEWAIIIGGDSHTRMSKGVAFGADSGTVALALATGEASMPIPESVKVTFKGDMKGYMDFRDVVHATQSQMLQQFGGENVFQGKIIEVHIGTLTADQAFTFTDWTAEMKAKASICISEDYTLIESLEIAKGRIQIMIDKGMDNATQVLKGLIAIADKRIKEVISGEKPALRPDANAKYYAEVVVDLDLIAEPMIADPDVNNADVSKRYTHDTIRPLSFYGGNKKVDLGFIGSCMVHKGDMKILAQMLKNIEEQTGKVEFKAPLVVAPPTYNIVDELKAEGDWEVLQKYSGFEFDDNAPKGVARTGYENMLYLERPGCNLCMGNQEKAAKGDTVMATSTRLFQGRVVEDTEGKKGESLLSSTPVVVLSTVLGRTPSIEEYKAAVEGINLTKFAPSHKLLVK, encoded by the coding sequence ATGAACATTTATAACGATTATCTAAACGAAATCGAAGAAAGAAAAGGTCAGGGGCTTCATCCTAAGCCTATTGATGGCGCTGAATTGTTAAGCGAAATCATTACTCAAATTAAAGATTTAGATAACGCAAACCGCGAAGGTTCTCTTAATTTTTTTATTTATAATACTGTTCCTGGAACTACTCCTGCTGCTGGTGTAAAAGCTGCTTTTTTGAAAGAAATTATTCTTGGTGAATCTTTGGTTAGTGAAATAACTCCTGCTTTTGCTTTTGAATTATTGTCACATATGAAAGGTGGTCCTTCTATTAAGGTATTGCTTGATTTAGCTTTAGGTAATGATGTTGCAACTGCAAAAGAAGCTGCTAACGTTCTTAAAACTCAAGTTTATCTTTATGAGGCTGATACAGATCGTTTAGAGGCTGCTTACAAAAGCGGTAGCGAAATTGCTGCAGAAATTTTAGAAAGCTATGCTAAAGCTGATTTTTTTACAAAACTTCCAGAAGTAGTAGAAGAAATTAAAGTGGTTACTTTTGTTGCTGGTGAAGGAGATATTTCAACCGATTTACTTTCTCCAGGTAACCAAGCACACTCAAGATCTGATCGTGAATTGCATGGTAAATGTTTAATTTCTCCTGAAGCACAGGATAAAATTGAGGCATTAAAAGCAGAGCATCCAGAAGCAAGTGTGATGTTAATTGCTGAAAAAGGTACTATGGGTGTAGGGTCTTCAAGAATGTCTGGTGTAAACAACGTGGCGCTTTGGACAGGAAAACAAGCAAGTCCTTATGTTCCATTTATAAATATTGCTCCAATCGTTGCAGGAACTAACGGAATTTCTCCAATTTTCCTTACGACTGTTGATGTTACAGGAGGTATTGGATTAGATCTTAAAAACTGGGTTAAAAAACTGGACGCAAACGGTAAAGCTGTTTTAAACGAAAGTGGTGATCCTATTTTAGAAGAAGTATATTCAGTTGCGACTGGTACTGTTCTTACAATTAATACAAAAACAAAAAAATTATATAGTGGAGACAAAGAGCTAATTGATATTTCAAAAGCTTTTACTCCGCAAAAAATGGAATTTATCAAGGCTGGAGGATCTTACGCAATTGTATTTGGAAAAAAACTTCAAACATTTGCTTCAAAGGTTTTAGGTATTGATTTGGTTTCTGTTTATGCTCCGTCAAAAGAAGTTTCTATCGAAGGGCAAGGTCTTACTGCAGTTGAGAAAATTTTCAATAGAAATGCAGTTGGTTCAACTCCGGGGAAAGTATTACATGCTGGTTCTGATGTGCGTGTTACAGTTAACATTGTTGGTTCTCAAGATACAACAGGTTTGATGACTTCTCAAGAATTAGAGTCTATGGCTGCTACTGTGATTTCACCAATCGTTGATGGTGCTTACCAATCTGGTTGTCACACTGCTTCGGTTTGGGATAATAAATCTAAAGCTAATATTCCTAGATTGATGAAGTTTATGAATGACTTCGGTTTGATCACAGCACGTGATCCGAAAGGAGTTTATCATGCAATGACAGATGTAATTCATAAAGTATTGAATGATATTACTGTTGATGAGTGGGCTATCATTATTGGTGGTGATTCGCATACAAGAATGTCAAAAGGTGTTGCTTTTGGTGCTGACTCAGGAACGGTTGCGCTTGCACTTGCGACTGGAGAAGCTTCAATGCCGATTCCGGAATCTGTGAAGGTTACTTTCAAAGGAGATATGAAAGGGTACATGGATTTCCGTGATGTGGTTCACGCTACTCAATCTCAAATGCTTCAGCAATTTGGAGGAGAAAACGTATTCCAAGGTAAAATCATTGAAGTTCACATTGGAACACTTACTGCTGACCAAGCGTTTACTTTTACAGACTGGACTGCAGAGATGAAAGCTAAAGCTTCTATCTGTATTTCTGAAGATTATACTTTGATTGAATCTTTAGAGATTGCTAAGGGTAGAATCCAGATCATGATTGATAAAGGTATGGATAATGCTACTCAAGTCCTTAAAGGATTGATTGCTATTGCTGATAAGAGAATTAAAGAGGTTATTTCTGGTGAGAAACCAGCTTTAAGACCAGATGCAAATGCTAAATATTATGCTGAAGTTGTTGTTGATTTAGATTTAATTGCTGAGCCAATGATTGCAGATCCAGATGTGAATAATGCAGATGTTTCTAAAAGATATACTCACGATACCATCAGACCTTTATCTTTCTACGGAGGAAATAAAAAAGTAGATCTTGGATTTATCGGTTCTTGTATGGTTCACAAAGGAGATATGAAAATCCTTGCTCAAATGCTTAAAAACATTGAAGAGCAAACCGGTAAGGTTGAGTTTAAAGCACCGCTTGTAGTAGCTCCACCAACTTATAATATTGTTGATGAATTGAAAGCTGAAGGTGACTGGGAAGTTTTACAAAAATATTCTGGTTTCGAATTTGACGATAATGCTCCAAAAGGCGTGGCACGTACAGGATACGAAAATATGTTGTATTTAGAGCGTCCAGGTTGTAATCTTTGTATGGGTAACCAAGAAAAAGCGGCCAAAGGAGATACTGTAATGGCAACATCTACTCGTCTTTTCCAAGGAAGAGTTGTTGAAGATACAGAAGGTAAAAAAGGAGAGTCATTACTTTCTTCTACTCCGGTTGTGGTACTATCTACAGTTCTTGGTAGAACTCCTTCGATAGAAGAATATAAAGCTGCGGTGGAAGGTATCAACTTAACTAAGTTTGCACCATCTCATAAATTGTTAGTTAAATAA
- a CDS encoding MoxR family ATPase: protein MSDVTAIQNLVQKRNELKKEISKIIVGQEAVVDQILLCIFSGGHALLVGVPGLAKTLLVNTLAQALGLDFKRIQFTPDLMPSDILGSEILDENRQFKFIKGPIFSNIILADEINRTPPKTQAALLEAMQERSVTIAGVNHKLSLPYFVLATQNPIEQEGTYPLPEAQLDRFMFAIKLEYPSFEEEVQVVKQTTADSNVIINALFTAQEIIDFQHLIRRIPVADNVVEYAVTLVSKTRPDNVLSNEFVKNYLDWGAGPRASQNLILAAKANAAFHGKFSPDIEDVKAVAVGILRHRIIKNYKADAEGISEEMIIAKLI from the coding sequence ATGTCGGATGTAACAGCTATTCAAAATTTAGTTCAAAAGCGCAATGAATTAAAAAAAGAAATATCCAAAATTATTGTAGGTCAGGAAGCTGTTGTCGATCAGATTTTGCTTTGTATTTTTTCTGGAGGACATGCTTTGTTGGTTGGTGTTCCTGGGTTAGCTAAGACTTTGTTGGTGAATACTTTGGCGCAAGCGTTAGGACTTGATTTTAAAAGAATTCAATTTACACCCGATTTAATGCCTTCAGATATTTTAGGAAGTGAAATTTTGGATGAAAACAGACAATTTAAATTTATTAAAGGACCTATATTTTCTAATATTATTTTGGCTGATGAAATTAATAGAACACCACCCAAAACCCAAGCAGCTTTATTAGAAGCAATGCAAGAACGTTCTGTTACTATAGCTGGGGTAAACCATAAATTAAGTTTACCTTATTTCGTATTGGCTACTCAAAATCCAATTGAGCAAGAAGGTACTTATCCTTTGCCAGAAGCACAATTAGATCGATTTATGTTTGCTATAAAACTAGAATATCCATCTTTTGAAGAAGAAGTGCAAGTGGTAAAACAAACTACTGCTGATTCCAATGTAATTATAAATGCTTTATTTACTGCTCAGGAAATTATTGATTTTCAGCATTTAATTCGTCGTATTCCAGTTGCAGATAATGTGGTTGAATATGCGGTTACATTGGTAAGTAAAACTCGTCCTGATAATGTGCTTTCGAATGAATTTGTAAAAAATTATCTTGATTGGGGAGCAGGACCTAGAGCGTCTCAGAATTTAATTTTGGCTGCTAAAGCAAACGCAGCTTTTCATGGTAAGTTTTCACCAGATATAGAAGATGTAAAAGCTGTTGCAGTGGGAATTTTACGCCATAGAATTATTAAAAACTATAAAGCCGATGCAGAAGGAATTTCTGAGGAAATGATAATCGCAAAGCTGATTTAA
- a CDS encoding peptidylprolyl isomerase, which yields MPLKIAQMKSITIKVVLTFFLLFSALTFVNAQEIIKDSVVTVAKVEVPSGKKLKIDGVVATVGDYMILDSDIDKGFLEIKSQGGSTADVTRCQVLGNLLEQKLYAHQAVQDSIIVSDAEVKGMMDERLNYMLEQIGSMDKLVKYYQKDSEEEFRTYFFDVLKEQKLTGEMTKKIVDKVEITPEEVREFFKKIPAADLPVFGAELEVAQIVVKPKVTDEDKKKVIDKLNGFRKECMEGSSFATKAVLYSEDPGSSKNGGYYKMTRKTPFVKEFKDVAFSLAEGEISEPFETQYGYHIIYVEKIKGQEIELRHILISPVVSQESLKEAKEKITLIRKKILDKEITFAEAARTMSDEKETRANGGALVNSKTQDTRFELTNMDPSIYTQVSNLKDNEISMPFLEDVQGKKDYKIMTVTNRIDSHTADYAKDYIKIKDLALKEKQIKAIAKWQDTKIKDTYIKVVDEYRDCPFASNWLKK from the coding sequence ATGCCTTTAAAAATTGCACAAATGAAATCCATAACTATTAAAGTTGTGTTGACTTTTTTTCTTTTGTTTTCTGCTTTGACTTTTGTAAATGCTCAAGAAATTATAAAAGATAGTGTTGTTACAGTTGCTAAAGTAGAGGTGCCATCAGGTAAAAAACTTAAAATAGATGGAGTAGTTGCAACCGTTGGAGATTATATGATACTGGATTCTGATATTGATAAGGGGTTTTTGGAGATTAAAAGTCAAGGAGGGTCTACGGCAGATGTAACTAGATGTCAGGTTTTAGGAAATCTACTTGAGCAAAAATTATATGCACATCAAGCTGTTCAGGATAGTATTATAGTAAGTGATGCTGAAGTGAAAGGAATGATGGATGAAAGATTAAATTATATGCTGGAACAAATTGGTTCTATGGATAAATTGGTGAAATATTATCAAAAGGATTCTGAAGAAGAATTTAGAACTTATTTCTTTGATGTGTTGAAAGAGCAAAAGCTTACAGGTGAAATGACTAAAAAAATAGTTGATAAAGTTGAAATTACACCTGAAGAAGTTCGAGAGTTTTTTAAAAAGATACCTGCTGCAGATTTGCCTGTTTTTGGTGCTGAATTAGAAGTGGCCCAAATCGTTGTTAAGCCTAAGGTGACTGATGAGGATAAGAAAAAAGTTATTGATAAATTAAATGGTTTTAGGAAGGAATGTATGGAAGGCTCGAGTTTTGCGACCAAAGCTGTTTTGTATTCTGAAGATCCTGGTTCGAGTAAAAATGGAGGTTATTATAAAATGACTCGAAAAACTCCTTTCGTAAAGGAGTTTAAAGATGTTGCTTTTAGTCTTGCTGAAGGTGAAATATCAGAGCCTTTTGAGACCCAATATGGATATCATATTATTTATGTAGAAAAAATTAAAGGACAAGAGATTGAACTTAGGCATATATTAATTTCTCCTGTTGTTTCTCAGGAATCATTAAAAGAGGCTAAAGAAAAAATTACTTTAATTAGAAAAAAGATTCTTGATAAAGAAATTACTTTTGCTGAGGCAGCAAGAACTATGTCTGATGAAAAAGAAACGAGAGCGAATGGTGGTGCTTTGGTTAATTCTAAGACTCAAGATACACGTTTTGAATTGACCAACATGGATCCTAGTATATATACTCAGGTTTCTAATTTAAAAGATAATGAAATTTCTATGCCATTCTTGGAAGATGTTCAAGGGAAAAAGGATTATAAAATCATGACAGTGACAAATAGAATTGATTCTCATACTGCTGATTATGCTAAGGATTATATTAAAATTAAAGATTTAGCTTTGAAAGAGAAGCAAATTAAAGCGATTGCAAAATGGCAGGACACTAAAATAAAAGACACCTATATTAAGGTTGTAGATGAGTATAGAGATTGTCCTTTTGCTAGTAACTGGCTAAAAAAATAA
- a CDS encoding peptide chain release factor 3, which yields MSFLKEIERRRTFGIISHPDAGKTTLTEKLLLFGGAIQEAGAVKSNKIKKGATSDFMEIERQRGISVSTSVLAFNYKEKKINILDTPGHKDFAEDTFRTLTAVDSVIVVIDVAKGVEEQTEKLVSVCRMRKIPIIVFINKLDREGKDAFDLMDEVEQKLGLTVTPLSFPIGMGYDFQGIYNLWEQNINLFSGDSRKNIEETIAFSDVQNPELEKIIGQKPADRLREELELIDEVYPKFDRQDYLDGKLQPVFFGSALNNFGVRELLDCFINIAPSPKPKDSETRLVDPKEEKMSGFVFKIHANMDPKHRDRLAFIKIVSGTFERNKPYYHVRQKKNLKFSSPNAFFAEKKEIVDISYPGDIVGLHDTGNFKIGDTLTEGEIMSFKGIPSFSPEHFRYINNADPMKAKQLDKGVDQLMDEGVAQLFTLEMNNRKIIGTVGALQYEVIQYRLEHEYGAKCTYENFPVHKACWVKPDDAKNDEFKEFKRIKQKFLAKDKYNQLVFLADSDFTIQMTQNKYPSVKLFFTSEFD from the coding sequence ATGAGTTTTTTAAAAGAAATAGAAAGAAGACGCACTTTTGGGATTATCTCACATCCCGATGCAGGAAAAACCACACTTACAGAGAAATTACTACTTTTTGGAGGAGCTATTCAAGAAGCAGGAGCTGTAAAAAGTAATAAAATAAAAAAAGGAGCAACAAGTGATTTCATGGAAATTGAACGTCAGAGAGGGATTTCTGTATCAACTTCAGTTTTAGCTTTTAATTATAAAGAAAAAAAAATAAACATTCTTGACACTCCTGGTCATAAGGATTTTGCCGAAGATACTTTTAGAACTTTAACTGCTGTTGACAGTGTAATTGTTGTAATTGATGTTGCTAAAGGTGTCGAAGAACAAACCGAAAAATTAGTTTCTGTTTGTAGAATGCGTAAAATTCCAATCATCGTTTTTATCAATAAATTAGATAGAGAAGGAAAAGACGCTTTCGACTTAATGGACGAAGTAGAACAAAAACTTGGGCTAACAGTTACTCCTCTAAGTTTTCCTATCGGAATGGGATATGACTTTCAAGGTATCTATAATCTTTGGGAACAAAACATCAACCTATTTAGTGGTGATAGCCGTAAAAATATCGAAGAAACAATTGCTTTCTCTGATGTTCAAAACCCTGAATTAGAAAAGATAATTGGTCAAAAACCTGCAGATCGCTTACGAGAAGAGTTAGAATTAATTGACGAAGTATATCCTAAATTTGATCGTCAAGATTATTTGGATGGAAAATTACAACCTGTTTTTTTCGGATCAGCTTTAAACAATTTTGGTGTTAGAGAATTATTAGACTGTTTTATTAATATTGCACCATCACCAAAACCTAAAGACTCAGAAACCAGATTAGTCGACCCAAAAGAAGAAAAAATGTCTGGATTTGTATTTAAAATCCATGCTAATATGGATCCTAAACACAGAGACCGATTAGCATTTATAAAAATCGTTTCAGGAACTTTTGAAAGAAACAAACCCTACTATCACGTTCGTCAAAAAAAGAACTTGAAATTCTCAAGTCCAAATGCATTTTTCGCAGAGAAAAAAGAGATTGTAGATATTTCATATCCTGGTGATATTGTTGGCTTACACGATACTGGAAATTTTAAAATTGGCGATACTTTAACCGAAGGTGAAATAATGAGCTTCAAAGGAATCCCAAGTTTTTCTCCAGAACACTTTAGATACATTAATAATGCCGACCCTATGAAAGCCAAGCAGCTGGACAAAGGTGTTGATCAATTGATGGATGAAGGAGTGGCTCAGTTATTCACTTTAGAAATGAATAATCGAAAAATAATTGGAACTGTAGGAGCTTTACAATACGAAGTTATTCAATACCGTTTAGAACACGAATATGGTGCAAAATGTACCTATGAAAATTTTCCTGTGCATAAAGCCTGCTGGGTAAAACCTGATGATGCAAAAAATGATGAATTTAAAGAATTCAAACGTATTAAACAGAAATTTTTAGCAAAAGACAAATACAATCAATTAGTATTTCTTGCCGATTCTGATTTTACAATTCAAATGACTCAAAATAAATATCCAAGTGTAAAATTATTTTTCACCTCTGAATTTGATTAA
- a CDS encoding DUF3467 domain-containing protein, with the protein MSNSNQQQEQINIELDEKIAEGIYSNLAIINHSSSEFVLDFVCIMPGVPKAKVKSRIVLTPQHAKRLLKAMAENVHRFELAHGEIKEGEQPPIPLNFGPAGQA; encoded by the coding sequence ATGAGCAATTCTAACCAACAACAAGAACAGATTAATATTGAATTAGATGAAAAAATAGCTGAAGGGATTTATTCAAATTTGGCTATAATTAATCATTCCTCATCTGAATTTGTATTAGATTTTGTTTGTATTATGCCAGGTGTTCCTAAGGCAAAAGTTAAATCAAGAATTGTTTTAACACCACAGCATGCTAAGAGATTACTCAAAGCAATGGCTGAAAATGTTCATCGTTTTGAATTAGCACATGGTGAAATAAAAGAGGGTGAACAACCTCCTATTCCATTAAATTTTGGTCCCGCGGGACAAGCATAA